From Bos indicus isolate NIAB-ARS_2022 breed Sahiwal x Tharparkar chromosome 4, NIAB-ARS_B.indTharparkar_mat_pri_1.0, whole genome shotgun sequence, the proteins below share one genomic window:
- the TAS2R5 gene encoding taste receptor type 2 member 5, producing the protein MPSSILGLLMLVAVAESLIGLTGNGVLVVWSFRECLRTFRVSSYNLIVLGLAVCRLLLQWLIMVDSSLFLLFQSSHWLHWLSVFRVLVSQVSLWFASFLSVFYCRKIMTVEHPVSLWLKQKACYQSCWCFLVYFTIHLLLTVRGSLDFSSPSQGNSSILFPISNWHYICILQLNTESIMPFTMFPVSSGLLCLSLYRHYRKMKVHTAGRRDAQAKAHITVLKSLGCFLVLYMVYILASPFSISSKTFPADLFTVFISETLMATYPFLHSVILIMGNPRMKQACQRILWKTVCA; encoded by the exons atgccctcttctatCCTAGGACTGCTGATGCTGGTGGCAGTAGCTGAGTCTCTCATTGGCCTCACTGGAAATGGAGTTCTTGTGGTCTGGAGTTTCAGAGAATGTCTCCGAACGTTCAGGGTGTCCTCGTATAACCTCATTGTCCTGGGCCTGGCGGTCTGTCGGTTGCTTCTACAATGGTTGATTATGGTGGACTCAAGTCTGTTCCTGCTTTTCCAGAGCAGCCATTGGCTTCACTGGCTCAGTGTCTTCAGGGTTCTGGTAAGCCAGGTCAGCCTGTGGTTTGCGAGTTTTCTCAGTGTCTTCTATTGTAGGAAGATCATGACCGTTGAACACCCTGTCTCTTTGTGGCTGAAGCAGAAGGCCTGTTACCAGAGTTGCTGGTGCTTTCTGGTGTACTTCACGATCCATTTGTTACTTACAGTCAGGGGTAGCTTAGACTTCTCCAGTCCTTCCCAAGGAAACAGCAGCATCTTATTCCCCATTTCAAACTGgcactatatatgtatattacagcTCAATACAGAAAGTATAATGCCTTTCACGATGTTTCCTGTATCCTCTGGGCTGCTGTGTC tcTCTTTGTATAGACACTACAGGAAGATGAAGGTCCATACAGCCGGCAGAAGAGATGCTCAGGCCAAGGCTCATATCACTGTCCTGAAGTCCTTGGGCTGTTTCCTTGTACTTTACATGGTCTACATCCTGGCCAGCCCCTTCTCCATCAGCTCCAAGACTTTTCCTGCAGATCTCTTCACTGTCTTCATCTCTGAGACACTCATGGCCACCTACCCTTTTCTTCATTCTGTCATACTGATCATGGGGAACCCCAGGATGAAGCAGGCATGTCAGAGAATCCTGTGGAAGACTGTATGTGCTTGA
- the TAS2R4 gene encoding taste receptor type 2 member 4, which yields MLRIVFFSSVVVSEILTFVGLIVNLFIVVVSYKTCIKSHRISSSDRLLFSLGITRFFILLLNIVVIISPNVERSVSLSYFFLSCWMFLDCSSLWFVTLLNVLYCVKIANYQHSVFLLLKRNLSTKMPRLLLVCMLLSVFTTLLYVMLRRLAPSLEFVTMRNGTVFDINEGLLSLVTPLVLSSFLQFIINVTSASLLINSLKRHIQKMQRSATVLWNPQTEAHVGAMKLMICFLVLYIPYSVATLVHYLPPSIGMDLRTKSIYVIMSTIYPPGHSLLIILTHPKLKTKAKNILCFSK from the coding sequence ATGCTTCGgatagtctttttttcttctgtcgtTGTCTCTGAAATTTTAACTTTTGTAGGACTCATTGTGAATCTCTTCATTGTAGTGGTCAGTTACAAGACTTGCATCAAAAGCCACAGGATCTCTTCTTCTGACAGACTCCTGTTCAGTTTGGGCATCACCAGATTTTTTATACTGTTACTGAATATTGTTGTCATCATCTCTCCAAATGTGGAAAGGTCAGTCTCCTTATCCTATTTTTTTCTGTCATGTTGGATGTTTTTGGACTGTAGTAGTCTTTGGTTTGTAACCTTGCTCAACGTCTTGTATTGTGTGAAGATTGCTAACTACCAACACTCAGTGTTTCTCCTGCTGAAACGAAATCTCTCCACCAAGATGCCCCGGCTGCTGCTGGTCTGTATGCTGCTTTCTGTCTTCACCACTCTCCTGTATGTTATGCTCAGACGGTTGGCACCCTCTCTTGAATTTGTGACTATGAGAAATGGCACAGTATTTGACATCAATGAGGGACTCTTGTCTTTGGTGACTCCTTTGGTCTTGAGCTCATTTCTCCAATTCATCATTAATGTGACTTCTGCTTCTTTGTTAATCAATTCCTTGAAGAGACATATACAGAAGATGCAGAGAAGTGCCACTGTTCTTTGGAATCCCCAGACTGAAGCTCATGTGGGTGCTATGAAGCTGATGATCTGTTTCCTCGTACTCTACATTCCATATTCAGTTGCTACCCTGGTCCATTATCTCCCTCCTTCTATAGGGATGGATTTGAGAACCAAGTCTATTTATGTTATTATGTCCACCATTTACCCTCCAGGACATTCTCTTCTTATTATTCTCACACATCctaaactgaaaacaaaagcaaagaatatTCTTTGTTTCAGTAAATAG